In Brassica rapa cultivar Chiifu-401-42 chromosome A06, CAAS_Brap_v3.01, whole genome shotgun sequence, a single window of DNA contains:
- the LOC103873013 gene encoding SWI/SNF complex subunit SWI3C encodes MPASEDRRGKWKRRKRGGRRPKQEDEDMEEEDEDNNNEEMEDADNADELHQNGGATPDPGPGVNEVVEDSGTRVSDFPSVVRRVVIRPHASVTAVVAAERAGLIGESRGQGSLPSLENISYGQLQALSTVPADSVSLDTERSDGASSAYVISPPLIMEGEGVVKRFGDKVHVLPMHSDWFAPNTVDRLERQVVPQFFSGKSPNHTPESYMQFRNAIVSKYTDNPEKTLTISDCQGLVDGVEDEDFARVFRFLDHWGIINYCATSQCHPEPSMDVSDVREDSNGEVHVPSAALTSIESLIKFDKPICGHKSDSSVSCSDVDLPDLDIRIREHLCDNHCNHCSRPLPTVYFQSQKKEDVLLCSDCFHHARFVAGHSCIDFVKVDTTKDYRDQDGENWSDQETLLLLEAVELYNENWVQIADHVGSKSKAQCILHFLRLPVEDGLLDNVELPGVTDPVNPTNGFDNKGTVSNGALPGSSEQESETEINLPFVKSPNPVMALVAFLASAVGPRVASSCAHESLMVLSADDRSKSEGKDPSLIDETTCQNGAEAPTPLPQDKVMAAFRAGLSAAATKAKLFADHEEREIQRLSANIVNHQLKRMELKLKQFAEIETLLMKECEQVEKTRQRFAAERARMVSARFGSPGQTSNTNNLQGMSLSTGGGNNVNTLLQQQQQQGSASSSQPSIIPGFSNNPQLHAQMQFMARQQQQQQAFSFGPRLPLNAIQTNAGSTPSLFGNNQLNNNPAGAASINQPPFSHPMVRSSTGSASGSGLGLN; translated from the exons ATGCCAGCTTCTGAAG ATAGAAGAGGGAAATGGAAACGGCGGAAGCGAGGTGGGAGGAGACCGAAGCAAGAGGACGAAGACatggaggaagaagacgaggaCAACAACAACGAGGAGATGGAGGATGCTGATAATGCCGATGAGCTTCACCAAAACGGCGGCGCAACACCCGATCCGGGACCCGGTGTTAACGAGGTAGTTGAAGATTCCGGTACTCGCGTCTCTGATTTCCCCTCAGTGGTTAGGCGCGTGGTGATCCGGCCACACGCCTCTGTAACAGCTGTTGTGGCGGCTGAGAGAGCTGGTTTGATTGGGGAGAGTAGAGGGCAAGGCTCGCTTCCATCTCTGGAGAATATTTCGTATGGGCAGTTACAGGCGTTGTCTACTGTGCCAGCTGATTCTGTGTCGCTTGATACTGAGAGGAGTGATGGAGCGTCTTCTGCTTATGTTATCTCTCCACCTCTTATTATGGAAGGAGAAGGAGTTGTTAAACGGTTTGGGGATAAGGTTCATGTCTTGCCTATGCATTCAG ATTGGTTTGCACCAAACACAGTGGATCGGCTTGAAAGGCAAGTTGTGCCACAGTTCTTCTCCGGAAAATCTCCAAATCATACACCAGAAAGTTATATGCAATTCAGGAATGCTATTGTCTCAAAATACACGGATAACCCTGAAAAGACACTGACGATATCTGATTGCCAAGGATTGGTAGATGGTGTCGAAGATGAAGATTTTGCACGAGTGTTCCGTTTTCTTGATCACTGGGGCATTATCAATTACTGCGCCACTTCCCAGTGCCATCCTGAGCCTTCTATGGATGTATCAGATGTTAGGGAGGATTCAAACGGTGAAGTCCATGTGCCATCTGCTGCGTTAACATCTATTGAGAGTTTGATCAAATTTGACAAGCCCATCTGTGGACACAAGTCAGATTCATCCGTGTCATGTTCGGATGTTGACCTCCCTGACTTGGACATAAGAATTCGTGAACACCTATGCGATAACCATTGCAACCATTGTTCTCGACCGCTCCCAACTGTGTACTTCCAATCACAAAAGAAG GAGGATGTACTTTTATGCTCTGATTGTTTTCACCATGCAAGATTTGTTGCTGGACATTCTTGTATTGACTTTGTAAAGGTGGATACAACCAAAGATTACAGAGATCAAGATGGAGAGAATTGGAGTGATCAAGAAACACTCTTGCTTCTTGAAGCTGTGGAACTCTACAATGAAAACTGGGTTCAGATTGCAGACCATGTTGGTTCAAAATCAAAAGCTCAATGCATTCTTCATTTTCTTCGATTACCTGTGGAGGATGGTCTTTTAGATAACGTTGAGCTTCCAGGTGTAACTGATCCGGTAAACCCTACAAATGGATTTGACAACAAAGGAACAGTTTCAAATGGGGCTTTACCAg GTTCTTCTGAGCAAGAATCCGAAACTGAGATCAATCTTCCTTTCGTGAAGTCTCCTAATCCGGTTATGGCATTG GTAGCATTTTTGGCATCAGCTGTTGGACCTAGAGTTGCTTCGTCCTGTGCCCATGAGTCCCTCATGGTTTTATCCGCGGATGATAG GTCCAAATCTGAAGGAAAAGATCCCAGCTTGATTGATG AAACAACATGCCAAAACGGAGCGGAAGCACCGACTCCTTTGCCACAGGACAAGGTTATGGCAGCATTTAGAGCCGGTCTATCAGCTGCAGCAACAAAAGCAAAGCTGTTTGCTGATCATGAGGAACGTGAAATCCAAAGGCTTTCTGCAAATATCGTAAATCATCAG CTGAAGAGGATGGAGCTGAAGCTAAAGCAGTTTGCAGAAATCGAAACGTTGTTGATGAAAGAATGCGAACAAGTAGAGAAAACACGTCAGAGATTTGCTGCAGAACGAGCACGTATGGTCTCAGCAAGATTTGGATCACCTGGACAGACTAGTAACACTAATAATCTCCAAGGGATGTCTCTATCCACTGGTGGTGGTAACAACGTCAATACTCTCCTCCAGCAACAACAGCAGCAAGGTTCAGCTTCCTCATCTCAACCAAGCATCATCCCAGGATTCAGCAACAACCCGCAACTTCATGCGCAGATGCAGTTCATGGCAcgccaacaacaacaacagcaagcaTTCTCCTTCGGCCCGAGATTGCCTCTCAATGCGATACAGACCAATGCAGGATCAACCCCTTCACTGTTTGGCAACAACCAACTTAATAATAACCCTGCAGGTGCAGCATCCATC
- the LOC103873014 gene encoding N-glycosylase/DNA lyase OGG1, with protein MKRPRPPSPPSISAAAKPPLSPPPTPILKQKLQRTGAPKWLPLKLTQTELTLPLTFPTGQTFRWKQTGPVQYSGSIGPHLVSLRQRPGDETVSYCLHRSATSPNAAELALLDFLNAEISLAELWSDFEMKDPRFGEVARHLRGARVLRQDPLECLIQFLCSSNNNIARITKMVDFVSSLGLYLGEVEGFEFHQFPSLERLSRVSEDELRKAGFGYRAKYITGTVSALQSKPGGGDEWLLSLRKLDLQDAIAALCTLPGVGPKVAACIALFSLDQHSAIPVDTHVWQIATRYLVPDLAGAKLTNKLCSRVAEAFVSKYGEYAGWAQTLLFIAELPAQKALLQSFSQPIQLVKSAEKKK; from the exons ATGAAGAGACCTCGACCCCCATCTCCACCGTCGATCTCCGCCGCCGCAAAACCACCACTTTCTCCTCCCCCTACTCCGATTCTCAAACAGAAGCTACAAAGAACAGGAGCACCAAAGTGGCTCCCACTAAAACTTACCCAAACGGAGCTCACACTACCGTTAACATTCCCGACGGGTCAAACATTCCGGTGGAAACAAACCGGACCGGTTCAGTACAGCGGATCGATCGGTCCTCACCTCGTCTCTCTCCGCCAGCGTCCAGGAGACGAGACGGTTTCCTACTGCCTCCACCGCAGCGCTACAAGCCCTAACGCCGCAGAGCTCGCGCTTCTCGATTTCCTCAACGCGGAGATCTCGCTAGCCGAGCTGTGGTCCGATTTCGAGATGAAGGATCCTCGTTTCGGAGAGGTGGCGAGGCATCTCCGCGGGGCGCGTGTGCTGAGGCAGGATCCGTTGGAGTGTTTGATTCAGTTTTTGTGCTCGTCGAACAACAACATCGCGAGGATTACGAAGATGGTGGACTTCGTGTCGTCTTTGGGGTTGTATCTGGGTGAGGTTGAGGGGTTTGAGTTTCATCAGTTCCCTTCGTTGGAAAGGTTGTCTAGGGTTTCTGAGGATGAGCTTAGAAAGGCTGGTTTTGGATACAG AGCGAAGTACATAACAGGTACTGTAAGTGCGTTGCAGTCGAAGCCAGGTGGTGGAGATGAATGGCTTCTGTCTCTACGCAAACTGGATCTCCAAGATGCGATTGCTGCTCTGTGTACGTTGCCTGGTGTTGGTCCGAAGGTAGCAGCTTGCATAGCTCTGTTTTCACTTGATCAGCATAGTGCCATTCCCGTTGACACGCATGTCTGGCAG ATAGCCACAAGGTACCTTGTGCCAGACCTTGCCGGTGCCAAACTGACAAATAAACTCTGCAGCAGAGTGGCAGAAGCATTTGTGAGTAAATATGGGGAATATGCTGGTTGGGCTCAGACATTGCTCTTCATTGCTGAGTTACCCGCACAGAAAGCTCTCTTGCAGTCCTTTTCACAGCCCATCCAACTGGTTAAATCTGCGGAAAAGAAAAAGTAA
- the LOC103873015 gene encoding proteasome subunit beta type-3-A, with amino-acid sequence MSIFEYNGSAVVAMVGKNCFAIASDRRLGVQLQTIATDFQRISKIHDRVFIGLSGLATDVQTLYQRLVFRHKLYQLREERDMKPETFASLVSAILYEKRFGPYLCQPVIAGLGEDDKPFICTMDSIGAKELAKDFVVSGTASESLYGACEAMYKPDMEAEELFETISQALLSSVDRDCLSGWGGHVYVVTPTEIKERILKGRMD; translated from the exons ATGTCG ATCTTCGAGTACAATGGAAGCGCCGTTGTGGCTATGGTTGGGAAGAACTGCTTCGCCATCGCCAGTGATCGTAGACTCGGTGTGCAGCTCCAGACAATCGCCACTGATTTCCAGAGAATCTCCAAGATCCACGATCGCGTCTTCATCGGCCTCTCTGGTCTCGCCACCGATGTGCAAACACT GTACCAGCGATTGGTGTTTCGTCATAAGCTGTATCAGCTTCGTGAAGAGAGAGACATGAAGCCTGAGACTTTTGCTAGTCTTGTCTCCGCCATTCTTTACGAGAAAAG ATTTGGTCCTTACTTATGCCAACCAGTGATTGCTGGCTTGGGAGAAGATGACAAGCCCTTTATTTGCACCATGGACTCCATTGGAGCCAA GGAGTTAGCTAAAGATTTTGTTGTCTCTGGAACTGCTTCAGAATCTCTGTATGGTGCCTGTGAAGCTATGTACAAGCCAGATATG GAAGCTGAGGAACTATTCGAGACAATATCGCAAGCACTTCTGTCGTCAGTTGACCGTGATTGTCTGAGTGGTTGGGGAGGGCATGTCTACGTTGT GACACCAACGGAGATTAAAGAGAGGATCCTAAAGGGAAGGATGGACTGA
- the LOC103873016 gene encoding uncharacterized protein LOC103873016, protein MDSFFTGFVHSLGNFFGSPLDFLSGKSCSTLCPSPWDVLCYVENFCVASLAKAALILIVAYLFLFFIYMLYKIGFWHCIIHGFFRFLWALVSCWFYILSNCCTFFCYDLLHTKRRRRRRNRRYSEDGDDYSDEDNDDGGSFRYHRSRREMRKEERLRKSLKPRSHRVRVGVRKDHPSSDLGLNQHVGGGVGSVHGIRVSRESKFGRKGSKRRARVYHGPRRI, encoded by the exons ATGGACTCGTTCTTCACTGGTTTCGTTCATTCTCTCGGAAACTTCTTTGGTTCTCCGCTTGACTTTCTCTCTGGAAAATCTTGCAG TACGCTCTGTCCATCACCGTGGGATGTGTTGTGCTACGTCGAGAATTTCTGCGTGGCTAGTCTTGCTAAAGCCGCCTTGATCCTAATCGTAGCCTACTTGTTTCTGTTCTTCATCTACATGTTATACAAAATTGGTTTCTGGCATTGTATCATCCACGGTTTCTTCAGATTCCTCTGGGCTTTAGTCTCCTGTTGGTTCTACATTCTTAGCAATTGCTGCACTTTCTTCTGCTATGATCTGCTACACACCAAACGCAGAAGAAGACGTAGAAACCGCAGATATTCAGAGGATGGTGATGATTATAGTGACGAAGACAATGATGATGGTGGGTCGTTTAGATACCATAGGTCGCGACGAGAAATGAGAAAAGAAGAGCGTCTTAGAAAGTCTTTGAAACCGAGGAGCCATCGTGTTAGAGTTGGTGTGAGGAAAGATCATCCTTCTTCTGATTTGGGTTTGAACCAACATGTTGGTGGTGGTGTTGGTTCGGTTCATGGTATTAGAGTGAGCAGAGAGTCTAAATTCGGACGGAAAGGTTCAAAACGAAGAGCTCGGGTTTACCATGGTCCTCGCAGAATCTGA